One Peterkaempfera bronchialis DNA window includes the following coding sequences:
- a CDS encoding acyl-CoA dehydrogenase family protein, with translation MNHRAIDRAALARDPAAYGRALRTHLSEDPALKQWRTTGHVSTEERMAAHARLMGHLHETGWNRYGWPEEAGGLGGDERHRAVLYDELAAAGLPLPGPHMLLETLGPPTIRFAPHLAARHLPAYLRGEEWWGQGFSEPEAGSDLAGLRCRARREGDVYVVSGQKLWTSHGATATRLVCLVRTGTWESRHRGLSMLMIDADAPGVTTRPIALASGDNELAEVFFEDVVVPADRLVGQEGQGWEVAMYLLQFERAMYAWMSSAEALRRLRELRDAVAGRVAAGKPLPDGAALRLGTCYADLTALRARSAQTVRRLASGRIVGPEASVDKVLLATAETGLFDLARDLLGTGFVLGSDPEAARWRADWWYSRSATILGGSAEVQRTILADHVLGLPKEAKA, from the coding sequence ATGAACCACCGAGCCATTGACCGCGCCGCCCTCGCGCGGGATCCGGCCGCATACGGCCGGGCGCTGCGCACGCATCTGTCCGAGGACCCGGCACTGAAACAGTGGCGCACCACCGGGCACGTCAGCACCGAGGAACGGATGGCCGCCCATGCCCGGCTGATGGGACATCTCCACGAGACCGGCTGGAACCGCTACGGCTGGCCCGAGGAGGCCGGCGGCCTGGGCGGCGACGAGCGGCACCGGGCCGTCCTCTACGACGAGCTGGCGGCGGCCGGGCTTCCCCTGCCGGGACCGCACATGCTCCTGGAGACCCTCGGCCCGCCCACCATCCGCTTCGCCCCCCATCTGGCCGCCCGGCATCTGCCCGCGTACCTGCGCGGCGAGGAGTGGTGGGGGCAGGGGTTCTCCGAGCCGGAGGCGGGCAGCGACCTGGCCGGGCTGCGGTGCCGGGCCCGCCGCGAGGGCGACGTCTATGTCGTCAGCGGGCAGAAGCTGTGGACCAGCCACGGAGCGACCGCCACCCGGCTGGTCTGCCTGGTGCGCACCGGCACATGGGAATCCCGCCACCGGGGCCTGTCCATGCTGATGATCGATGCCGACGCGCCCGGCGTGACCACCCGGCCGATCGCCCTGGCCAGCGGGGACAACGAACTCGCCGAGGTCTTCTTCGAGGACGTCGTGGTCCCCGCCGACCGGCTGGTCGGTCAGGAGGGGCAGGGCTGGGAGGTGGCCATGTACCTGCTCCAGTTCGAGCGCGCCATGTACGCCTGGATGAGCTCCGCGGAGGCGCTGCGCAGGCTGCGTGAACTGCGGGACGCCGTGGCCGGTCGCGTCGCGGCCGGAAAGCCGCTGCCCGACGGCGCGGCGCTGCGGCTGGGCACCTGCTACGCGGACCTCACCGCACTGCGCGCCCGCAGCGCGCAGACGGTGCGCCGGCTGGCGTCCGGCCGGATCGTGGGTCCGGAAGCGAGCGTGGACAAGGTGCTGCTCGCCACCGCCGAGACCGGGCTGTTCGACCTGGCCAGGGACCTGCTGGGCACGGGCTTCGTGCTCGGTTCCGACCCGGAGGCCGCACGGTGGCGGGCGGACTGGTGGTACAGCCGTTCCGCCACCATCCTCGGCGGCTCCGCCGAGGTGCAGCGCACCATCCTCGCCGACCACGTCCTCGGGCTGCCCAAGGAGGCCAAGGCATGA
- a CDS encoding acyl-CoA dehydrogenase family protein: protein MTTVVPPRTEISTDAELADLRSAVRDFLAAKSSEEAVRALLGAEPRFDAAVWEQLCAQLRLPALAVPEEYGGDGFGLVELCTALEEAGQSLLCSPLLSTTLASQTLLLTGDDEACARYLPSLAEGRTTATVAVTEESGSWRPDAVTARAEPESSPGAWTLTGTKYFVADGTTADWLLVLARTGAGLSLFAVERTASGVGTAQMPVRDETRALAAVTFEAAPARLVGHDGDGGQLLAEVLDVAAVLVAAEQAGGARRCLETASEYARTRHQFGRPIGGFQAVKHKCADMLVRAELAEAAAREAARLHDLADPGFAAAAATAHSVASRAYLFCATEGIQVHGGIGFTWEHPAHLYFRRAKSSQLLLGGPAEYGERLLDRLGI, encoded by the coding sequence GTGACCACCGTCGTCCCGCCGCGCACCGAGATCTCCACCGACGCCGAACTCGCCGACCTCCGGTCCGCCGTCCGCGACTTCCTCGCCGCCAAGTCGTCCGAGGAGGCGGTGCGCGCGCTGCTGGGCGCGGAGCCCCGCTTCGACGCGGCCGTGTGGGAGCAGCTCTGCGCCCAGTTGCGGCTGCCCGCCCTCGCCGTGCCCGAGGAGTACGGCGGCGACGGCTTCGGTCTCGTCGAGCTGTGCACCGCGCTGGAGGAGGCCGGGCAGAGTCTGCTGTGCTCGCCGCTGCTGTCCACCACCCTTGCCTCCCAGACCCTGCTGCTGACCGGGGACGACGAGGCCTGCGCCCGGTACCTGCCGTCGCTGGCCGAGGGCCGGACCACGGCGACGGTCGCGGTCACCGAGGAGTCCGGCTCCTGGCGGCCGGACGCTGTCACGGCCCGCGCCGAGCCGGAGTCCTCCCCCGGCGCGTGGACCCTGACCGGGACCAAGTACTTCGTCGCCGACGGTACGACCGCCGACTGGCTGCTGGTCCTCGCCCGGACCGGCGCCGGCCTGTCGCTGTTCGCGGTGGAGCGCACCGCCTCGGGGGTGGGCACCGCGCAGATGCCGGTGCGGGACGAGACGCGCGCCCTGGCCGCCGTCACCTTCGAGGCCGCCCCCGCCCGGCTCGTCGGCCACGACGGGGACGGCGGCCAGCTGCTCGCCGAGGTCCTCGACGTGGCCGCGGTCCTGGTCGCGGCCGAACAGGCCGGCGGTGCGCGCCGCTGTCTGGAGACCGCTTCCGAGTACGCCCGCACCCGGCATCAGTTCGGCCGGCCGATCGGCGGCTTCCAGGCGGTCAAGCACAAGTGCGCCGACATGCTCGTGCGGGCGGAGCTCGCGGAGGCCGCCGCCCGTGAGGCGGCGCGCCTGCACGACCTGGCCGATCCCGGCTTCGCCGCTGCCGCCGCCACCGCGCACTCCGTCGCCTCGCGGGCCTACCTGTTCTGCGCGACCGAGGGCATCCAGGTCCACGGCGGCATCGGTTTCACCTGGGAGCATCCCGCCCACCTGTACTTCCGTCGCGCCAAGTCCTCCCAGCTGCTGCTCGGGGGCCCGGCCGAGTACGGCGAGCGGCTGCTCGACCGCCTCGGCATCTGA
- a CDS encoding isochorismatase family protein, which translates to MTRPELSIDPARTALVIIECQNGVVGPDSRMPDLVAAAKPVLPEIGRLARAARAAGAQVVHLTYVPALDNRSSNRNTPLLRAIADSQADWTADHPAVQVVEEIGVGEGDLVLPRHTGVSPTHGTELASLLRNAGVTTVVLAGVSLNVALPVTSAELADEGFRIVIAREAVAGTPVEHGESILRHTLRMLATLTTTDALITALDRSTS; encoded by the coding sequence ATGACCCGCCCCGAGCTCAGTATCGATCCCGCCCGGACCGCTCTGGTGATCATCGAGTGCCAGAACGGCGTCGTCGGCCCGGACTCCCGTATGCCGGACCTCGTCGCCGCTGCCAAGCCGGTGCTGCCGGAGATCGGTCGGCTGGCCCGCGCCGCCCGCGCGGCCGGTGCCCAGGTCGTCCATCTGACCTACGTACCGGCTCTCGACAACCGTTCGAGCAACCGCAACACCCCCCTGCTGAGGGCGATCGCGGACTCCCAGGCCGACTGGACGGCGGACCATCCGGCGGTGCAGGTCGTCGAGGAGATCGGCGTGGGCGAGGGCGATCTGGTGCTGCCCCGCCACACCGGCGTCTCGCCCACGCACGGCACCGAACTGGCCTCCCTCCTGCGGAACGCCGGCGTCACCACCGTGGTGCTGGCCGGGGTGTCGCTGAACGTGGCGCTCCCCGTGACCTCCGCGGAGCTGGCCGACGAGGGCTTCCGCATCGTCATCGCCAGGGAAGCGGTCGCCGGGACCCCGGTGGAGCACGGTGAGAGCATCCTGCGCCACACCTTGCGCATGTTGGCCACCCTCACGACGACCGATGCGCTCATCACGGCACTGGACCGATCGACTTCGTGA
- a CDS encoding SDR family NAD(P)-dependent oxidoreductase: MTQKLPEGRETVGETPRTGPGKIHRTALRGRFAQVEEPADPADTQPGAAGARAGSGQEATYEKRDGIMELADSVVLVTGGAGGLGEAVVRTVSEAGAAVIIADLADERAEKLAAELGPRARYVRTDVTDEASVARAVEAAGDLGVLRHAVVAHGGFGVAHRVVGKDGKPAPLDGFTRTVDLYLTGSYNVLRLAGAAIAGSAPDEDGQRGAVVMTSSIAAYEGQIGQIAYAAAKAGVVGMTLVAARDLGPVGVRVVSVAPGTMRTPIMESVGEKALAAFAVNIPNPRRLGRPQEFAALVRHILENPYLNGETIRLDGAQRFAPK; this comes from the coding sequence ATGACTCAGAAGCTGCCCGAAGGCAGGGAGACCGTCGGCGAGACGCCGCGCACCGGCCCCGGGAAGATCCACAGGACCGCCCTGCGCGGGCGCTTCGCCCAGGTCGAAGAGCCCGCCGATCCCGCAGACACACAGCCGGGAGCGGCGGGCGCACGCGCCGGCAGCGGACAGGAAGCCACGTACGAGAAGAGGGACGGAATCATGGAACTCGCGGACAGCGTCGTGCTGGTCACCGGCGGAGCCGGCGGGCTGGGAGAGGCCGTCGTCCGCACGGTGTCGGAAGCCGGGGCGGCGGTGATCATCGCCGACCTGGCCGACGAGCGGGCGGAGAAGCTCGCCGCCGAACTCGGCCCCCGTGCGCGCTACGTGCGGACCGATGTCACCGACGAGGCGAGCGTCGCTCGGGCCGTCGAGGCCGCCGGCGACCTGGGTGTGCTGCGGCACGCGGTGGTCGCCCACGGCGGCTTCGGGGTCGCGCACCGGGTCGTCGGCAAGGACGGCAAGCCGGCACCCCTGGACGGCTTCACCCGCACGGTGGACCTGTATTTGACGGGCAGCTACAACGTGCTGCGGCTGGCCGGCGCGGCCATCGCCGGCAGTGCGCCCGACGAGGACGGCCAGCGCGGTGCGGTCGTGATGACATCCAGCATCGCTGCCTACGAGGGGCAGATCGGGCAGATCGCCTACGCGGCGGCCAAGGCGGGAGTCGTCGGCATGACCCTCGTCGCGGCCCGGGACCTCGGCCCCGTCGGCGTGCGGGTCGTCTCCGTCGCACCCGGCACCATGCGCACTCCGATCATGGAGTCCGTCGGCGAGAAGGCCCTGGCCGCCTTCGCCGTCAACATCCCCAATCCCCGGCGGCTGGGGCGGCCCCAGGAGTTCGCGGCACTGGTCCGCCACATCCTGGAGAACCCGTACCTGAACGGCGAGACGATCCGTCTCGACGGCGCCCAGCGCTTCGCCCCCAAGTGA
- a CDS encoding acyl-CoA dehydrogenase family protein, giving the protein MAKSPPDISPDEFAAEARRFLDAHAERAARSGAFVWGEGDDRMAYFSTDPPEVEKEKVRAAQAWQRVRYENGFGWITGPPEFGGRGLTPVHDMVYDTVESEYEVPDTGTLSVVGLGMIGPTILAHAQPEIRDRWLPAMYRGDAIACQLFSEPGAGSDLAGLATRAVRDGDTWVIDGQKVWTSVAHHAHIGVALTRTDPDAPKHRGITAFLIPMDSPGVEVRPLRQMSGGADFNEVFLTGVRVPDSHRLGEVNGGWTVALTTLMNERATVGNEGAGPAADALDPVRLAALLKAAGHEGDGALRGRLADLMADNQATGHLNARALRRMCGGATPGPEMSVSKLMFAQNLTGAAHFAADVLGPRSVADTGRWGTYAWSELLLSTPALRILGGTEEIMKNILAERVLRLPKDAGIDNRSPFRELSRPGAEGGAA; this is encoded by the coding sequence ATGGCAAAGTCACCCCCGGACATCAGTCCCGACGAATTCGCCGCCGAGGCACGCCGCTTCCTCGACGCCCACGCCGAAAGGGCTGCCCGTTCCGGGGCGTTCGTGTGGGGCGAGGGCGACGACCGGATGGCGTACTTCTCCACCGACCCGCCCGAGGTGGAGAAGGAGAAGGTGCGCGCCGCCCAGGCCTGGCAGCGCGTGCGCTACGAGAACGGCTTCGGCTGGATCACCGGGCCCCCCGAGTTCGGCGGTCGCGGTCTGACACCCGTGCACGACATGGTGTACGACACGGTGGAGTCCGAGTACGAGGTGCCGGACACCGGGACGCTCAGCGTGGTCGGCCTCGGCATGATCGGACCGACGATCCTGGCGCACGCGCAGCCGGAGATCCGGGACCGCTGGCTGCCGGCCATGTACCGCGGTGACGCGATCGCCTGCCAGCTCTTCAGCGAGCCCGGCGCCGGCTCGGACCTGGCCGGGCTGGCGACGCGGGCGGTGCGCGACGGCGACACCTGGGTGATCGACGGGCAGAAGGTGTGGACGTCGGTCGCCCATCACGCCCACATCGGCGTCGCGCTGACCCGCACCGACCCGGACGCACCCAAGCACCGCGGGATCACCGCCTTCCTGATCCCGATGGACTCCCCGGGCGTCGAGGTGCGGCCGTTGCGGCAGATGAGCGGCGGTGCCGACTTCAACGAGGTGTTCCTCACCGGTGTCCGCGTCCCCGATTCGCACCGCCTGGGCGAGGTGAACGGCGGCTGGACGGTGGCGCTGACCACCTTGATGAACGAGCGCGCCACCGTCGGCAACGAGGGCGCCGGCCCCGCCGCCGACGCCCTGGATCCGGTGCGGCTGGCCGCGCTGCTGAAGGCCGCGGGCCACGAGGGCGACGGCGCGCTGCGCGGCCGGCTGGCCGATCTGATGGCCGACAACCAGGCCACCGGCCATCTCAACGCCCGTGCCCTGCGCCGGATGTGCGGCGGTGCCACCCCCGGCCCGGAGATGTCGGTGTCCAAGCTGATGTTCGCCCAGAACCTCACCGGCGCCGCCCACTTCGCCGCCGACGTGCTCGGGCCGCGGTCCGTCGCCGACACCGGCCGCTGGGGAACGTACGCCTGGTCGGAGCTGCTGCTGTCGACCCCGGCGCTGCGGATCCTCGGCGGCACCGAGGAGATCATGAAGAACATCCTGGCCGAGCGGGTCCTGAGGCTGCCCAAGGACGCCGGCATCGACAACCGCTCCCCGTTCCGCGAGCTGAGCCGTCCCGGCGCGGAAGGAGGTGCCGCGTGA
- a CDS encoding enoyl-CoA hydratase/isomerase family protein yields MTFTLPPELTLESDGPVRILTMNNPEQLNAFTDPLHEAMEYVWAHLAQDPECRAVVLTGAGRAFSAGGNIPSFIRDYEDPEHRRASLRKARRLVDEMLGTHLPVIAAVNGPAVGLGCSVATMSDLVLMAEGSYLADTHVSIGLVAGDGGAALWPLMTSILKAKEYLFTGARIPAEEAVAMGLANRVVPADRLREEALALAHSIAALPPQAVQETKRAINLHLQQAANTVLPFALAAEGESFGTDDLRKTIERFRSR; encoded by the coding sequence ATGACGTTCACCCTGCCTCCCGAGCTGACTCTGGAGTCGGACGGACCGGTCCGCATCCTCACCATGAACAACCCCGAGCAGCTGAACGCGTTCACCGACCCGCTGCACGAGGCCATGGAGTACGTCTGGGCGCATCTCGCCCAGGACCCCGAGTGCCGTGCCGTGGTGCTGACGGGGGCCGGCCGCGCGTTCAGCGCGGGCGGCAACATCCCGAGCTTCATCCGCGACTACGAGGACCCGGAGCACCGGCGGGCCTCCCTGCGCAAGGCGCGCCGCCTGGTGGACGAGATGCTCGGCACGCATCTGCCGGTCATCGCCGCCGTCAACGGCCCGGCCGTGGGCCTGGGGTGCAGCGTGGCGACGATGTCCGACCTGGTCCTGATGGCCGAGGGCTCGTACCTGGCCGACACCCATGTGAGCATCGGCCTGGTCGCCGGTGACGGCGGCGCCGCGCTGTGGCCGCTGATGACCAGCATCCTGAAGGCCAAGGAGTACCTGTTCACCGGGGCCAGGATCCCGGCCGAGGAGGCCGTCGCCATGGGGCTGGCCAACCGGGTCGTGCCGGCGGACAGGCTGCGGGAGGAGGCGCTCGCCCTGGCCCACAGCATCGCGGCGCTGCCCCCGCAGGCGGTCCAGGAGACCAAGCGGGCCATCAACCTGCACCTTCAGCAGGCGGCGAACACGGTCCTGCCGTTCGCGCTGGCCGCGGAGGGCGAGTCGTTCGGCACGGACGACCTGCGCAAGACCATCGAGCGTTTCCGCTCACGCTGA
- a CDS encoding acyl-CoA dehydrogenase family protein translates to MTGTPSTDAAAGLDAATAELLTESLRELFAAHPDGSGLAGALAELGWSDVQDQDPAGAVTLLFTEHGRALAASSLLDDVVLAALPDGPAQVLYSCGDCGTLLRPYDPAAEVLVLGEDGTARVLPPGALAPRPLDAFDTAPGRFTAVAGPEGTALASDAGERAVAAAHRALAAELIGVCQSALDLAVQHTSARFQYGRPLATFQAVRHRLSESHVALEAARATLGVAWDDGGAWAARVAKIRAGQAQEQVTRAALQVFGAMGLTLESPLHRHVTRAAFLDLLLGGHRALAERTGAEILAGADPAPLVAIG, encoded by the coding sequence ATGACCGGCACACCATCCACCGACGCCGCCGCGGGCCTCGACGCGGCGACGGCCGAGCTGCTCACCGAGTCGCTGCGCGAACTGTTCGCCGCCCATCCGGACGGCTCGGGCCTCGCCGGGGCACTCGCCGAACTCGGCTGGTCCGATGTCCAGGACCAGGACCCGGCAGGCGCCGTCACCCTGCTGTTCACCGAGCACGGCCGGGCGCTGGCCGCCTCGTCCCTGCTGGACGACGTCGTGCTCGCCGCCCTGCCCGACGGTCCCGCCCAGGTGCTGTACTCCTGCGGCGACTGCGGGACCCTGCTGCGGCCCTACGACCCGGCCGCCGAGGTGCTCGTGCTCGGCGAGGACGGGACGGCTCGGGTCCTGCCGCCCGGCGCACTCGCCCCTCGCCCGCTGGACGCCTTCGACACCGCCCCCGGCCGGTTCACCGCCGTGGCGGGCCCCGAGGGCACCGCGCTCGCCTCCGACGCCGGAGAGCGCGCGGTCGCGGCGGCACACCGGGCGCTGGCGGCCGAGCTCATCGGTGTCTGCCAGTCCGCGCTGGACCTCGCCGTGCAGCACACCTCCGCCCGCTTCCAGTACGGGCGGCCCCTCGCCACCTTCCAGGCGGTCCGGCACCGGCTGTCCGAGTCCCATGTCGCCCTGGAGGCGGCGCGGGCGACGCTCGGCGTGGCGTGGGACGACGGCGGCGCCTGGGCTGCTCGGGTGGCCAAGATCCGGGCCGGGCAGGCGCAGGAGCAGGTGACACGCGCCGCCTTGCAGGTGTTCGGGGCGATGGGCCTGACTCTGGAGAGCCCGCTGCACCGGCACGTCACCCGCGCCGCCTTCCTGGATCTGCTGCTCGGTGGCCACCGTGCCCTCGCCGAGCGCACCGGCGCCGAGATCCTCGCCGGAGCGGACCCCGCACCCCTCGTCGCGATCGGCTGA
- a CDS encoding acyl-CoA dehydrogenase family protein, translating into MEFTYSEEQEDLRRTVRAFLERGAPLSEVLRTATEGGGHDRRLWQRMAGELGLHGLALPVEYGGAGFGPVELGAVLEETGRALLCAPFFSSVVLAAQAVVDSADKAAAAALLPGIASGDTVAVLALTGDCTGDGPALPVRAVYRAGEWRLTGTVRPVPDLCAADRLLVPARTEDGIGLFSLSSDTPGVGVAPLPSLDPTRPVGVLDLADAAAEPLGEPGNAWPGLRHTLDVALAALAAEQVGGAAAVLDMSVAHASTRHQFGRPIGGFQAIKHHCANMLVDIESARATAHYGLLAAEADAPDLPLAASAAKAFCSAAFTRCAETTIQIHGGIGFTWEHPAHLYLKRAKATEAFLGSPRAHLEAVAVRAGI; encoded by the coding sequence ATGGAGTTCACGTACAGCGAGGAGCAGGAGGACCTGCGCCGCACGGTGCGGGCGTTCCTGGAGCGCGGCGCACCGCTCTCCGAGGTGCTGCGCACGGCGACCGAGGGAGGCGGTCACGACCGCCGGCTCTGGCAGCGGATGGCCGGCGAACTCGGCCTGCACGGGCTGGCCCTGCCCGTGGAGTACGGCGGCGCCGGTTTCGGGCCGGTGGAACTCGGCGCGGTACTGGAGGAGACGGGCCGGGCACTGCTGTGCGCGCCGTTCTTCTCCTCGGTGGTGCTCGCCGCCCAGGCCGTCGTCGACAGTGCGGACAAGGCCGCGGCCGCCGCGCTGCTGCCCGGTATCGCCTCCGGGGACACGGTCGCCGTGCTGGCGCTCACCGGCGACTGCACCGGCGACGGTCCCGCGCTGCCGGTCAGGGCGGTCTACCGGGCCGGTGAGTGGCGGCTGACCGGCACGGTCCGCCCGGTGCCCGACCTGTGCGCGGCGGACCGGCTGCTGGTCCCCGCCCGGACGGAGGACGGCATCGGGTTGTTCTCGCTCTCCTCGGACACGCCGGGCGTCGGCGTCGCCCCGCTGCCCTCCCTCGACCCGACCCGCCCGGTCGGCGTGCTGGACCTCGCGGACGCGGCCGCGGAGCCGCTCGGCGAGCCGGGCAACGCCTGGCCGGGGCTGCGGCACACCCTCGACGTGGCCCTGGCGGCGCTGGCGGCCGAGCAGGTGGGAGGCGCGGCGGCGGTCCTGGACATGTCGGTCGCCCACGCGAGCACCCGGCACCAGTTCGGCCGTCCCATCGGCGGGTTCCAGGCGATCAAGCACCACTGTGCGAACATGCTGGTCGATATCGAGTCGGCACGGGCCACGGCGCACTACGGGCTGCTGGCGGCCGAGGCGGACGCGCCGGACCTGCCTCTGGCGGCGAGCGCGGCCAAGGCGTTCTGCTCGGCGGCGTTCACCCGCTGCGCGGAGACCACCATTCAGATCCACGGCGGCATCGGCTTCACCTGGGAGCATCCCGCCCACCTCTATCTCAAGCGGGCCAAGGCGACGGAGGCATTCCTGGGCTCCCCCCGCGCCCACTTGGAGGCGGTCGCGGTCCGGGCCGGGATCTGA
- a CDS encoding amidohydrolase family protein, with translation MPLQPWMKLISVDDHLIEHPMVWQDRLPAKYRDVGPRIVETPREGKPPIQSWLYEGRSYPYIGLNAVAGKRPEEYGVEPVRFDEMIRGCWDPKARVADMDIDGVEAMMCFPSFPRFCGTVFLEAEDKNLALLCVQAYNDFVLDEWCAAAPGRLIPVVILPLWDPQLAVREIHRTVAKGAKAISFPDLPHALGLPSIHTDYWDPIFSAAEEAGIPLCQHFGSGGEKSIPQIAKDAPFAVMINLMGANSMHATADWLFSPALHKHPDLKIGLSEGGIGWIPYIVERADDTWRKHRYYQNINQEVTPSELFARHFHGCFIDDSFGLANRHVIGVDRITWECDYPHSDSYWPASRKRAEAAFADIPDEEVHRMVELNARRLYNLPAAEPAPTAGKQD, from the coding sequence ATGCCACTGCAGCCATGGATGAAGCTCATTTCGGTGGACGACCACCTGATCGAGCACCCGATGGTCTGGCAGGACCGCCTGCCGGCCAAGTACCGCGACGTCGGCCCGCGGATCGTCGAGACCCCGCGTGAGGGCAAGCCGCCGATCCAGTCCTGGCTCTACGAGGGCCGCTCGTACCCGTACATCGGCCTCAACGCCGTCGCCGGCAAGCGCCCCGAGGAGTACGGCGTCGAACCGGTCCGGTTCGACGAGATGATCCGAGGCTGCTGGGACCCCAAGGCCCGGGTCGCCGACATGGACATCGACGGTGTCGAGGCCATGATGTGCTTCCCCTCCTTCCCCCGTTTCTGCGGCACGGTCTTCCTGGAGGCGGAGGACAAGAACCTGGCGCTGCTGTGCGTCCAGGCCTACAACGACTTCGTCCTGGACGAGTGGTGCGCCGCCGCCCCCGGCCGGCTGATCCCGGTCGTCATCCTGCCGCTGTGGGACCCGCAGTTGGCCGTGCGGGAGATCCACCGCACCGTCGCCAAGGGCGCCAAGGCCATCAGCTTCCCCGACCTTCCGCACGCACTGGGGCTGCCCTCCATCCACACCGACTACTGGGATCCGATCTTCTCCGCGGCGGAGGAGGCGGGGATACCGCTCTGCCAGCACTTCGGCAGCGGGGGCGAGAAGTCCATTCCGCAGATCGCCAAGGACGCGCCGTTCGCCGTCATGATCAACCTCATGGGCGCCAACAGCATGCACGCCACTGCGGACTGGCTGTTCTCCCCGGCGCTGCACAAGCATCCCGACCTGAAGATCGGCCTGTCCGAGGGCGGCATCGGCTGGATCCCGTACATCGTCGAGCGCGCCGACGACACCTGGCGCAAGCACCGCTACTACCAGAACATCAACCAGGAGGTGACGCCCTCGGAGCTCTTCGCCAGGCACTTCCACGGCTGTTTCATCGACGACTCCTTCGGACTGGCCAACCGCCATGTCATCGGTGTCGACCGGATCACCTGGGAGTGCGACTACCCGCACTCGGACTCGTACTGGCCGGCCAGCCGCAAGCGCGCCGAGGCGGCCTTCGCGGACATCCCGGACGAGGAGGTGCACAGGATGGTCGAGCTGAACGCCCGGCGCCTGTACAACCTGCCCGCCGCCGAACCCGCCCCCACGGCCGGGAAGCAGGACTGA
- a CDS encoding amidohydrolase family protein, whose product MAAQFTDAPIFDADSHMYETPDALKRHLPEKYQQAVQFVQIGRHTRISILNRITEFIPNPTFDRVAAPGAHVDFYAGTNTEGKSLRELSGKGIDALPAFREPGARLKVLDEQGVDGALVFPTLANLVEHSASEDPELVVAMIHALNQWMLEQWGFVQENRLFMMPVISMALVEEAQRELDFVLQNGARGVLIKPAPVKGFKGWRSPALPEFDPFWRDVEAAGIPVMLHASQPPLSDYINMWEPPHTNNFMDMSPFRWAVLGHREISDMVASLILHGTLTRFPKLRIGSVENGSSWIRPLIHDLQDVYRKMPREFQEDPVQVLRRNLWVSPFWEGNVADVVEQVGWDKVLFGSDYPHPEGLEEPKGFYRYAEGMDEQRTRDFMGDNARRLLGLPVKNPNPPKVAAA is encoded by the coding sequence ATGGCCGCTCAGTTCACCGATGCGCCGATCTTCGACGCCGACAGCCACATGTACGAGACCCCGGATGCCCTCAAGCGGCATCTGCCGGAGAAGTACCAGCAGGCTGTGCAGTTCGTTCAGATCGGCCGGCACACCCGGATCTCCATCCTGAACCGGATCACCGAGTTCATCCCGAACCCCACGTTCGACCGCGTCGCCGCCCCCGGTGCCCACGTGGACTTCTACGCGGGCACCAACACCGAGGGGAAGTCGCTGCGCGAGCTCAGCGGCAAGGGTATCGACGCCCTGCCCGCCTTCCGCGAGCCCGGCGCCCGCCTCAAGGTCCTGGACGAGCAGGGTGTCGACGGGGCGCTGGTCTTCCCGACCCTCGCCAACCTGGTCGAGCACTCCGCCTCCGAGGACCCCGAGCTGGTCGTCGCGATGATCCACGCGCTCAACCAGTGGATGCTGGAGCAGTGGGGGTTCGTCCAGGAGAACCGGCTCTTCATGATGCCGGTCATCAGCATGGCCCTGGTCGAGGAGGCCCAGCGCGAGCTGGACTTCGTCCTGCAGAACGGGGCCAGGGGCGTCCTGATCAAGCCGGCCCCGGTCAAGGGCTTCAAGGGCTGGCGCTCACCGGCGCTGCCGGAGTTCGACCCGTTCTGGCGCGATGTCGAGGCCGCCGGCATCCCGGTGATGCTGCACGCCAGCCAGCCCCCCCTGAGCGACTACATCAACATGTGGGAGCCCCCGCACACCAACAACTTCATGGACATGAGCCCGTTCCGCTGGGCCGTCCTCGGGCACCGCGAGATCTCGGACATGGTCGCGAGCCTCATCCTGCACGGCACCCTGACCCGCTTCCCGAAGCTGCGCATCGGCAGCGTGGAGAACGGCAGCTCCTGGATCAGGCCGCTCATCCATGACCTGCAGGACGTGTACAGGAAGATGCCCCGCGAGTTCCAGGAGGACCCGGTGCAGGTCCTTCGCCGGAACCTGTGGGTCAGCCCGTTCTGGGAGGGCAACGTCGCCGACGTGGTCGAGCAGGTGGGCTGGGACAAGGTCCTCTTCGGCTCCGACTACCCGCACCCGGAGGGACTGGAGGAGCCGAAGGGCTTCTACCGCTACGCCGAGGGCATGGACGAGCAGCGCACCCGGGACTTCATGGGTGACAACGCCCGCCGGCTCCTCGGACTGCCCGTCAAGAACCCCAACCCGCCGAAGGTCGCGGCGGCCTGA